A region of Rhodanobacteraceae bacterium DNA encodes the following proteins:
- a CDS encoding Cystathionine beta-synthase, translating into MIVDSVLELIGHTPMLRVRRLDTGLCELFLKLESANPGGSVKDRIGLSMIEGAERTGKIKPGATLVEGTAGNTGLGLALVAQAKGYKLILVVPDKMSREKIFNLKAMGAEVVLTRSDVAKGHPEYYQDLAASIAEKTPGAYFINQFGNPDNPAAHEVTTGPEILEQMDGNVDAIVVGCGSSGTLAGLSHYFAKASPATEFILADPVGSVLAQYINEGTLSKKTASWMVEGIGEDFLPTISDFRRVRKAYSISDKESFLTARELLKQEGVLGGSSTGTLLATALRYCREQTQPKRVVTLVCDTGNKYLSKLYNDYWMLDNGFLDRQPTNDLRDLIMRPYAQRDTVVAAPADLLVTAYNRMKLYDVSQLPVMDGERIAGIIDESDLLLHVYGDEKKFLDPVSTAMITSLQLLDVKAPIEDLLPIFEHGRVAIVMDGEKFLGLITRIDLLNYLRRRVA; encoded by the coding sequence ATGATCGTCGACAGCGTCCTCGAATTGATCGGCCACACGCCGATGTTGCGCGTGCGTCGCCTCGACACCGGCTTGTGCGAGCTGTTCCTGAAGCTGGAGTCGGCCAATCCCGGCGGTTCAGTCAAGGACCGCATCGGGCTGTCGATGATCGAAGGCGCCGAGCGCACGGGCAAGATCAAGCCCGGCGCGACGCTGGTCGAAGGCACCGCCGGCAACACCGGCCTCGGCTTGGCGCTGGTCGCGCAAGCGAAAGGCTACAAGCTCATCCTGGTCGTGCCCGACAAGATGAGCCGCGAGAAGATCTTCAACCTGAAAGCAATGGGCGCGGAAGTGGTGCTGACGCGCTCGGACGTCGCCAAGGGCCATCCCGAGTATTACCAGGATCTCGCCGCCAGCATCGCGGAGAAAACGCCGGGCGCGTACTTCATCAACCAGTTCGGCAATCCCGACAATCCCGCCGCGCACGAAGTCACCACCGGCCCTGAAATTCTCGAACAAATGGATGGCAACGTCGATGCCATCGTGGTGGGCTGCGGCTCGTCCGGCACCCTGGCCGGCCTGTCGCACTATTTCGCCAAGGCGTCGCCGGCGACCGAATTCATTCTCGCCGACCCGGTTGGTTCGGTGCTGGCGCAATACATCAACGAAGGCACGCTGTCGAAGAAGACCGCGTCGTGGATGGTGGAAGGCATCGGCGAAGATTTCCTTCCGACCATCAGCGACTTCAGGCGCGTCAGGAAGGCGTACTCGATCAGCGACAAGGAAAGCTTTCTCACCGCGCGCGAACTCTTGAAACAGGAAGGCGTGCTGGGCGGTTCGTCCACCGGCACCCTGCTGGCCACGGCGTTGCGCTATTGCCGCGAACAGACGCAGCCCAAACGCGTGGTGACACTGGTGTGCGACACCGGCAACAAGTACCTGTCCAAGCTCTACAACGACTACTGGATGCTGGACAACGGCTTCCTCGACCGCCAGCCCACCAATGACCTGCGCGACCTGATCATGCGCCCGTATGCGCAGCGCGACACCGTGGTTGCGGCGCCCGCCGATCTGCTGGTGACGGCCTACAACCGCATGAAGCTGTACGACGTCTCGCAACTGCCGGTGATGGACGGCGAAAGGATCGCCGGCATCATCGACGAGTCCGACCTGCTGCTGCACGTGTACGGCGACGAGAAGAAGTTCCTCGATCCGGTCTCGACCGCGATGATCACCAGCCTGCAGTTGCTCGACGTCAAGGCGCCGATCGAGGACCTGCTGCCGATCTTCGAACATGGCCGCGTCGCGATCGTGATGGACGGCGAGAAGTTCCTTGGCCTCATCACCCGCATCGACCTGTTGAACTACCTGCGGCGGCGCGTGGCGTGA
- a CDS encoding Cystathionine gamma-lyase, with amino-acid sequence MPNDKNKLPLSLATRVIHAGQSPDPSTGAVMTPIYQTSTYVQQSPGVHKGFEYSRTHNPTRFAYERCVADLEGGVSGFAFASGMAAIATVLELNDSGSHVIAMDDLYGGSYRLFERVRRRSAGLDFSFIDLNDTAALKAALKPDTRMIWAETPTNPMLKLVDLKKVAAFAKKHGLLLVVDNTFCSPMVQRPLESGADIVVHSATKYLNGHSDMVGGVAVVSTKELAERMAFLQNSVGAIAGPFDSFLALRGLKTLALRMQAHCANALELAKWLEKHPAVERVIYPGLKSHPQHALARRQMHGGGGIVTIEVKGGLKKARRMLERCHLFSLAESLGGVESLIEHPAIMTHASVPPANRKRLGISDGLIRLSVGVEDLRDLRGELEQALG; translated from the coding sequence ATGCCAAACGACAAGAACAAGTTGCCGCTTTCCCTCGCCACCCGCGTGATCCACGCCGGCCAATCGCCCGATCCCTCGACCGGTGCGGTGATGACGCCGATCTACCAGACTTCGACCTACGTGCAGCAGAGTCCGGGCGTGCACAAGGGCTTCGAGTATTCGCGCACCCACAATCCCACGCGCTTCGCGTACGAGCGTTGCGTCGCCGACCTCGAAGGCGGCGTGTCCGGTTTTGCCTTCGCGTCCGGCATGGCGGCGATCGCGACGGTGCTGGAACTCAACGACTCCGGCAGCCACGTGATCGCGATGGATGATTTGTACGGCGGCAGCTATCGCCTGTTCGAACGCGTGCGCCGGCGCAGCGCGGGGCTGGATTTCAGCTTCATCGACTTGAACGACACGGCGGCGTTGAAGGCTGCGCTGAAGCCGGACACGCGGATGATCTGGGCCGAGACGCCGACCAATCCGATGCTGAAGCTGGTGGACCTGAAGAAGGTCGCGGCGTTCGCGAAAAAGCACGGCTTGCTGCTGGTGGTGGACAACACCTTCTGCTCGCCGATGGTGCAGCGGCCGCTGGAATCCGGTGCCGACATCGTGGTGCATTCAGCGACCAAATATCTCAACGGTCATTCCGACATGGTCGGCGGCGTCGCCGTCGTTTCGACGAAGGAGCTGGCCGAGCGCATGGCCTTCCTGCAGAACTCGGTGGGCGCCATCGCGGGTCCGTTCGACAGCTTCCTCGCGCTGCGCGGGCTCAAGACGCTCGCGCTGCGCATGCAGGCGCATTGCGCCAACGCGCTGGAACTCGCGAAGTGGCTGGAAAAACATCCCGCCGTCGAACGCGTGATCTACCCGGGCCTCAAATCGCACCCGCAGCACGCGCTGGCGCGCCGCCAGATGCACGGCGGCGGCGGTATCGTCACGATCGAGGTGAAGGGCGGCCTGAAGAAAGCCCGTCGCATGCTGGAACGCTGCCATCTGTTCTCGCTGGCCGAATCGCTCGGCGGCGTCGAAAGCCTGATCGAGCACCCCGCCATCATGACCCACGCCTCGGTACCGCCCGCCAACCGCAAGCGGCTTGGCATCAGCGATGGCCTGATCCGGTTGTCGGTGGGCGTCGAGGATCTGCGTGACTTGCGTGGCGAGCTTGAACAAGCCCTTGGTTGA